The genomic region CACACCACGGGCTGGTTGCCCTGGGTGAACATGCCCACCGAGATGACCTTGATGTCGTGCGCGGTGGGCGGGAGGATCATGTCCTCGACCTTGGTCGGGTAGTCCGACGCGCCGAGCATGCGGGGCACCGAGTGGCCATAGATGTCGGCGTCGACGACACCGACCTTGTGGCCCTGGGCCGCCATGGCCGCGGCGAGGTTCACCGTGACGGAGGACTTGCCCACCCCGCCCTTGCCGGAGGCGACGGCGAAGACCTTGGTCAGGGAGTTCGGCTTGGCGAAGGGGATCTCCTTCTCCGCCTGGCCGCCGCGCAGCTGCGTCTGCAGCTCCTTGCGCTGTTCGTCGCTCATGACGTCGAGTTCGACGCGGACGGAGGTGACCCCGGCGACCTTGGTCACCGCTTCGGTCACGTCCTTCTCGATGCGACCCTTCATCGGGCATCCGGCGACGGTCAGGTAGATGCCGACGTGGACGGCACCGTCGTCGGCGATGTCGACGCTCTTGACCATGCCGAGGTCGGTGATGGGGCGGTGGATCTCCGGATCTTGCACCGTGGCCAGGGCCTTGCGCACCTGCTCGGTGGATGGTGTGGAGGACATGTACTCAATCGTAGGTCAGTGGGATGAGGTACTCGGCCTGTGGAGTAGGCCCCACGCGACCACCAGTCACAACGGGCCGCGGGCCGTCGGCTATTCCGCTCGGGGCGTGGCCCCGGCCACGCGGGGTCGCGGCGCGCCTAGGGAGGCGCTCCCGGAACGGGTCCTTGATCCGCAGGGTGATCGTCCGATAACGGCACGTCCTTAACGCG from Nocardiopsis aegyptia harbors:
- a CDS encoding Mrp/NBP35 family ATP-binding protein; its protein translation is MSSTPSTEQVRKALATVQDPEIHRPITDLGMVKSVDIADDGAVHVGIYLTVAGCPMKGRIEKDVTEAVTKVAGVTSVRVELDVMSDEQRKELQTQLRGGQAEKEIPFAKPNSLTKVFAVASGKGGVGKSSVTVNLAAAMAAQGHKVGVVDADIYGHSVPRMLGASDYPTKVEDMILPPTAHDIKVISVGMFTQGNQPVVWRGPMLHRALQQFLSDVYWGDLDVLLMDLPPGTGDIAISVAQLLPNAELLVVTTPQMAAAEVAERAGAITAQTHQRITGVIENMSYFVPPDGGEPLRLFGEGGGQTVADALSRTLGTSIPLLGQIPLDTRVREGGDEGNPLVLSDPDAEASKIMSSIAESLAGKPRGLAGMQLGISPAGR